In the genome of Spirochaetia bacterium, one region contains:
- the def gene encoding peptide deformylase codes for MPTISTMLDIYKLGDEILSRKCKRVSKFDSSVSLLADAMFETMEDADGVGLAAPQVGVDMRLFVVNDQQGHRMAFVNPEIIETSAETVVMEEGCLSIPMVWHDVERAASVTVQAQDVKGQAFRVEASGLFARAILHENDHLNGICFIDRLPEAEKEKMIRRYEKKNHVKLGRT; via the coding sequence ATGCCTACAATCAGCACTATGTTGGATATTTATAAATTGGGAGATGAAATACTCTCTAGAAAATGCAAACGTGTCTCTAAGTTTGATTCTTCAGTTTCTCTTCTTGCTGATGCAATGTTCGAAACGATGGAAGATGCGGATGGGGTCGGATTGGCAGCTCCACAAGTCGGGGTAGATATGCGGTTGTTTGTGGTCAATGACCAGCAGGGACACCGTATGGCTTTTGTAAACCCGGAGATCATCGAGACTTCTGCGGAAACAGTAGTGATGGAAGAAGGATGTCTTTCCATCCCGATGGTCTGGCATGATGTGGAAAGGGCTGCCAGTGTTACTGTGCAGGCTCAGGATGTCAAAGGGCAGGCTTTCAGGGTAGAGGCTTCCGGCCTGTTTGCACGTGCCATTCTTCACGAAAATGATCATCTCAATGGGATCTGTTTCATCGATCGATTACCTGAAGCTGAAAAAGAAAAGATGATCCGTCGTTATGAAAAGAAGAATCATGTCAAATTAGGGAGAACATGA
- a CDS encoding patatin-like phospholipase family protein, protein MHQAVALYPKVALVLSGGGAKGIAEIPVIQALEDAGIPIDFVCGTSQGALVAGLYAAGYTPKEMAELFSRDDIVSLLLSSPIRASQSVPYLFRRKNDNLISLGISSRGLGDDPGFIGDQKILNYISSKLVKVEGTKNFSDLPVPFAALATNVSTGEAVKLKNGSLVDALRASMSLPVAFFPFVLKDGTVCMDGGLVDNLPVSLAKEWGADIIIAVDVTSEDLGKPGAYSSLTGVINQTISLATFHGRAESQRAADLLILPDAKKVSTLDYSNPQMILEIGQKAAEARETDILALAAKISQTRALEFRKDTKGPYDKLPVPVVDSLSFRFVAGSRRSYAYETLFTKYIGKELTPSVIDSLKDDLLSFRDLNGFSTVSFEFEPSGKIEDGKSHGTLVCYIRNWDRSTSSVSLGMNGSLGISSDQDNKSWMDSIFSCNLTLESPVRSSMEYIAYLDFGSTIRADLGLTYGLGRYKDTKLSLLGDLIIKAGSLSVATDSRLDSYVPAFGSSFGISTGFDIMPAAHSRFDFVCGYSLALMGSLALPSEIVDLDWQDGAISIPSVNVGYVWNTRVRKLFSDKGQFFRVAGGLSLPNQELGWFYEGQFTVDVPIDNARRLIFDAQFGCKQEHYQLTDSYYDIGGLEGFPGYPQYFFRRGYTMLSAIYEAKLRPDIPLYFLLEAKAGAFDTYDPIDSVGVGSYLMEAPEELTDPFGIWDFGVLAGCGIDTDFGNFVVGLGCSVRGRLCLSLAVL, encoded by the coding sequence ATGCATCAGGCAGTCGCACTTTATCCTAAGGTCGCTTTGGTATTATCTGGCGGAGGAGCAAAGGGTATTGCGGAAATCCCTGTCATACAGGCACTGGAAGATGCCGGTATTCCTATTGACTTCGTCTGTGGGACAAGCCAGGGTGCCTTGGTTGCCGGATTGTATGCTGCAGGATACACTCCCAAGGAGATGGCTGAGCTTTTTTCTCGGGATGATATCGTATCTTTGCTACTTTCTTCTCCGATACGAGCCTCACAGTCTGTTCCGTATCTTTTCCGTCGCAAAAATGACAATCTGATCAGTCTCGGCATAAGCAGCAGAGGGTTGGGAGACGATCCTGGGTTCATCGGTGACCAGAAGATTCTCAATTATATTTCATCAAAACTGGTAAAAGTCGAAGGGACCAAAAATTTCAGTGACCTTCCTGTGCCTTTTGCTGCCCTTGCGACCAATGTATCGACAGGGGAAGCTGTCAAGTTGAAGAATGGTTCCTTGGTCGATGCGTTGCGTGCAAGCATGTCATTACCGGTTGCTTTTTTTCCTTTTGTCCTTAAGGACGGTACGGTCTGCATGGATGGTGGCTTGGTTGATAATCTTCCTGTATCCTTGGCCAAGGAATGGGGAGCAGATATCATCATTGCCGTTGACGTAACAAGTGAAGATCTGGGAAAACCAGGAGCATATTCGTCTTTGACCGGGGTCATCAACCAAACCATAAGCCTTGCTACGTTTCATGGACGGGCAGAAAGCCAGCGGGCTGCTGATTTGTTGATACTGCCTGATGCAAAGAAAGTCTCTACTCTTGATTATTCCAATCCTCAGATGATATTGGAGATAGGACAAAAAGCAGCAGAAGCCAGGGAAACAGATATTTTGGCTTTGGCTGCAAAAATCAGCCAGACAAGAGCCCTTGAGTTCAGGAAGGATACCAAAGGACCATATGATAAATTGCCGGTTCCAGTAGTTGATTCCCTTTCTTTTAGGTTTGTGGCAGGAAGTAGACGTTCCTATGCTTATGAAACGCTGTTTACCAAATACATAGGAAAAGAACTGACTCCTTCTGTGATAGATTCGCTGAAGGATGATCTCCTTTCCTTCCGTGACCTGAATGGTTTCTCAACGGTTTCTTTCGAGTTTGAACCATCAGGAAAAATCGAAGACGGGAAAAGCCATGGCACGTTGGTATGTTATATCCGCAATTGGGATCGTTCGACATCTTCAGTCAGCCTGGGAATGAATGGTTCATTGGGTATTTCCTCTGATCAGGACAACAAAAGTTGGATGGATTCGATATTTTCCTGTAACCTGACACTTGAATCGCCTGTACGTTCTTCCATGGAATATATTGCATATCTTGATTTCGGTTCAACGATCCGGGCAGATCTGGGGCTTACCTATGGATTGGGTCGCTATAAGGATACTAAACTCAGCCTTCTTGGTGATTTGATAATCAAGGCCGGTTCACTTTCTGTTGCAACAGATTCACGTCTTGACAGTTATGTTCCTGCCTTTGGTTCCAGTTTTGGAATTTCGACCGGATTTGATATCATGCCTGCAGCACATTCCCGGTTTGATTTTGTATGTGGCTATTCCCTTGCCTTGATGGGCAGCTTGGCTCTTCCTTCCGAAATCGTAGATCTCGATTGGCAAGATGGAGCCATAAGCATACCGAGTGTGAACGTCGGGTATGTATGGAACACCCGAGTGCGTAAGCTTTTTTCGGACAAAGGACAGTTTTTCCGTGTGGCAGGAGGTCTGAGCCTGCCGAATCAGGAACTGGGTTGGTTCTATGAAGGTCAGTTTACGGTTGATGTCCCTATCGACAATGCACGGCGTCTGATTTTCGATGCACAGTTCGGTTGCAAGCAGGAACATTACCAGCTGACGGATTCCTACTATGATATCGGTGGCTTGGAAGGCTTTCCGGGCTATCCTCAATATTTTTTCAGGCGTGGCTATACCATGCTGTCAGCTATCTATGAAGCGAAATTACGACCTGATATTCCATTGTATTTTTTGCTTGAGGCCAAGGCCGGGGCGTTTGATACCTATGACCCTATTGATAGCGTAGGTGTAGGTTCCTATTTGATGGAAGCCCCTGAAGAATTGACAGATCCTTTTGGCATCTGGGATTTCGGTGTATTGGCTGGGTGTGGTATCGATACCGATTTTGGTAATTTTGTCGTGGGTCTTGGCTGTTCGGTGCGTGGTAGACTTTGTTTGTCCCTGGCGGTACTCTGA
- the truA gene encoding tRNA pseudouridine(38-40) synthase TruA produces the protein MSRSDWRRPPLKPLKEHYRRFVLTVAYDGNCFSGWQVQDNAPTVEGALEEILEQTLGNRVIVEGSGRTDSGVHALGQVAHFDTDNQSIPAKAFPFILNSKLPHGIRVMECHEADGRFHARFTAMAREYKYFVKEADQMFPFDAGYVKMVRHFPPLELLQSYAGLIFGTHDFTTFTASGDLCPSKWRDIYASDWRIEKDRFGSDVLIYTICGNAFLYHMVRSLVGTQLEFAAKGLSAEQFAAVLHAKERCQCGRTAEACGLYLNRISYDPEEYAWFEEDERWKKGKENGEE, from the coding sequence ATGTCCCGTTCTGATTGGCGAAGACCTCCGCTAAAACCACTGAAGGAGCATTACAGACGATTTGTCCTGACTGTTGCGTACGACGGAAATTGTTTCAGTGGATGGCAGGTGCAGGACAATGCTCCTACGGTTGAAGGTGCCTTGGAGGAAATATTGGAACAGACCTTGGGAAACAGGGTAATAGTCGAGGGATCGGGGAGAACGGACAGCGGTGTACACGCGTTGGGCCAGGTGGCTCACTTTGATACTGATAACCAGTCGATTCCTGCAAAGGCGTTTCCTTTTATCCTGAACAGCAAGTTGCCGCATGGTATCAGGGTAATGGAGTGCCATGAGGCAGATGGGCGATTCCATGCCCGTTTCACTGCTATGGCAAGAGAGTATAAATACTTTGTCAAAGAAGCAGACCAGATGTTTCCTTTTGATGCAGGGTACGTCAAGATGGTCCGTCATTTTCCTCCTTTGGAACTTTTGCAGTCATATGCAGGGTTGATTTTTGGTACGCATGATTTTACGACTTTTACTGCCAGCGGAGACCTTTGTCCGTCAAAATGGAGAGATATCTATGCCTCTGATTGGCGGATTGAAAAAGATCGTTTCGGCAGTGATGTCCTGATATATACCATCTGTGGCAATGCTTTCCTTTATCACATGGTCCGATCCTTGGTCGGAACTCAGCTGGAGTTTGCAGCAAAAGGTCTGTCTGCGGAGCAGTTTGCTGCAGTTTTACATGCCAAGGAAAGGTGCCAGTGCGGAAGAACGGCAGAGGCCTGTGGATTGTATCTCAATCGCATTTCCTATGATCCAGAGGAATATGCTTGGTTTGAAGAAGATGAGCGATGGAAAAAGGGTAAGGAAAATGGAGAAGAGTGA
- the priA gene encoding primosomal protein N': MDLPLDDPFSYHVPEKYESAMQTGIRVEVPFGRRRMVGYVISVMDTLEADYEIKDIRRIIDKEEVFTDDQVKMARWLAEFYLCHVGECLALQIPGGRQDSRMDTVTDDLEAAEEPIEQLSSYQQEAIDTILAGKDTMYYLYGVTGSGKSEVYFRCAEQVIKEGRQVIYLVPEITLTHQLIAQVSKRFQGEVAILHSGLTASQRLKEWKKILRGDVSLAIGVRSCIFAPFRNLGLVILDEEHENSYKSGQAPRYHARQVAQWRCASCHATLVMGSATPSLEAWRLMGEGKVHRLDLPFRVSGGCMPKIEVVDMLGEKGVISSKLMSAMQQTLDRHKQVILFLNRRGYSYFFHCNSCGYEMTCPHCSVALTYHKDRNRMLCHYCGYSTKPISVCPQCNSLDVGYSGFGTEMVEQEVSRLFPFNHVERLDADAALKRGNVAQILHRFSTHQSDILLGTQMVAKGFNFPDVELVGIVLADSGMNLPDFRAEERTFGLLTQVAGRAGRFSNSGQVIIQTFKPQDKAIQYALRGKGPDFYSQELAVRQQTGFPPYSRQVNLVVRGRREGAVEKGIDDLAEVARILADEVHKRTGEELELLGPTECLLSKLGGNYRYHLLLQGKQASLLHLWTKRILEQYKVPSGLYIEIDVDPLQMM, encoded by the coding sequence ATGGACCTTCCTCTTGATGATCCTTTTTCATACCATGTGCCTGAAAAGTATGAATCTGCGATGCAGACGGGAATCAGGGTTGAAGTACCGTTTGGCCGTCGTAGGATGGTTGGGTACGTAATCTCTGTCATGGATACACTTGAGGCCGACTATGAGATCAAAGACATCCGTAGAATCATAGACAAGGAGGAAGTATTTACCGATGACCAGGTCAAGATGGCAAGATGGCTTGCCGAATTCTATCTGTGCCATGTAGGTGAATGCCTGGCTTTGCAGATACCAGGCGGCAGGCAGGATTCCCGGATGGATACGGTTACAGATGATCTGGAAGCCGCAGAAGAGCCGATAGAACAGCTTTCTTCCTACCAGCAGGAGGCAATTGATACTATTCTTGCTGGAAAAGATACCATGTATTATCTCTACGGAGTGACTGGATCAGGAAAGAGCGAAGTATACTTCAGGTGTGCCGAGCAGGTCATCAAGGAAGGCCGTCAGGTCATTTATCTGGTTCCTGAGATAACTCTGACCCACCAACTGATAGCTCAGGTTTCAAAGCGGTTCCAAGGCGAAGTTGCAATCCTTCATTCGGGGCTTACTGCCAGCCAGAGACTGAAGGAATGGAAGAAGATATTGAGAGGCGATGTCAGTCTGGCTATCGGGGTAAGAAGCTGTATCTTTGCTCCGTTCAGGAACCTTGGGCTGGTTATCTTGGATGAGGAACATGAAAATTCCTATAAAAGCGGTCAGGCGCCCCGGTATCATGCTCGCCAGGTAGCCCAATGGAGGTGTGCTTCCTGCCATGCAACCTTGGTTATGGGCAGTGCAACACCTTCTCTTGAGGCCTGGAGACTTATGGGGGAAGGAAAGGTACACAGGCTTGATCTTCCATTCCGTGTGAGCGGAGGATGCATGCCCAAGATAGAAGTAGTTGATATGCTCGGCGAAAAAGGAGTTATTTCCTCAAAACTGATGAGTGCAATGCAACAGACACTTGACAGGCATAAACAGGTGATACTATTCCTGAACCGTCGGGGTTATTCATATTTTTTCCATTGCAACAGCTGTGGCTATGAAATGACCTGTCCGCATTGCTCTGTGGCTCTTACCTATCACAAGGATAGGAATCGCATGCTTTGCCATTACTGCGGCTATTCAACAAAACCTATTTCTGTCTGTCCCCAATGCAATTCCTTGGATGTAGGATACAGTGGATTCGGTACTGAAATGGTGGAACAGGAGGTTTCCCGGCTGTTTCCTTTCAACCATGTAGAACGACTTGATGCGGATGCTGCCTTGAAACGCGGTAATGTTGCACAGATACTCCATCGTTTTTCTACGCATCAGAGTGATATCCTGCTCGGCACCCAGATGGTTGCAAAAGGATTCAATTTTCCTGATGTGGAACTTGTCGGCATCGTGCTGGCTGATTCAGGTATGAATCTTCCTGATTTCAGGGCTGAGGAGAGGACCTTTGGGCTGCTTACGCAGGTAGCAGGCAGAGCCGGACGTTTTTCCAATAGCGGGCAGGTCATCATCCAGACCTTCAAACCACAGGACAAGGCCATACAATATGCATTGAGAGGCAAGGGCCCTGATTTCTATAGCCAGGAACTTGCAGTCCGACAACAGACTGGTTTCCCTCCATATTCCAGACAAGTGAATCTTGTAGTGAGAGGAAGGCGGGAAGGAGCTGTAGAAAAGGGGATAGATGACCTTGCGGAAGTAGCAAGGATTCTGGCTGATGAAGTTCACAAACGTACAGGGGAAGAACTGGAACTGTTGGGACCGACAGAATGTCTGCTTTCAAAACTTGGTGGTAATTACCGTTATCACCTGTTGCTTCAGGGCAAGCAGGCATCGCTTTTGCATTTGTGGACAAAAAGGATATTGGAACAGTATAAGGTGCCTTCTGGCTTGTATATTGAAATCGATGTGGATCCTCTGCAGATGATGTAG
- the acpS gene encoding holo-ACP synthase — translation MKGIGIDIVNIARMSRLTEYTVSRLFHPEEVAQAAQLHGEARLEFLAGRFAAKEALAKALGTGLGGIVTSEVLVENLEDGKPCMHLYGKTAERYPGLSILLSISHDDPSAIAVVLVEG, via the coding sequence GAATTGGCATCGATATTGTAAATATTGCACGGATGAGCAGACTTACCGAATATACGGTTTCCAGGCTATTCCATCCTGAAGAAGTTGCCCAAGCTGCACAGTTGCACGGTGAGGCTCGCCTTGAGTTCTTGGCAGGACGGTTTGCTGCAAAAGAAGCCTTGGCAAAGGCTTTGGGAACCGGATTGGGTGGTATAGTGACTTCTGAAGTCCTGGTTGAAAATTTGGAAGATGGCAAGCCCTGCATGCATCTGTATGGAAAAACTGCAGAACGTTATCCTGGATTGTCAATTTTGCTTTCCATCAGCCATGATGATCCTTCGGCAATTGCCGTTGTGTTGGTGGAGGGTTGA
- a CDS encoding uracil-DNA glycosylase: MSDGKRVRKMEKSELEKAYGACYGLLEEAERVVSGNLLADEIQVSPLPRFTLPEMPTEKVVETAEPSDATAHASLEQLRTMVEGCRDCRLCDIRNKVVFGEGPAPCRLMLIGEGPGMTENMTGRPFVGPSGDALTTWLAAIGLEIRRDVYISNVVKCFPGKRRPVPEEMDSCRKYLDRQIQLVQPQLILCLGRVAGTALAGTDLSLKAMRGHFHLYRKIPFLVTYHPAAVLRNPQWKLPVWHDMQRVARYLKLPIPSRR; encoded by the coding sequence ATGAGCGATGGAAAAAGGGTAAGGAAAATGGAGAAGAGTGAACTTGAAAAGGCTTATGGTGCTTGTTACGGTCTGTTGGAAGAGGCAGAACGGGTAGTCTCAGGCAATTTGCTTGCTGATGAGATACAAGTTTCGCCTCTGCCCCGTTTTACATTGCCCGAAATGCCGACAGAGAAAGTTGTTGAAACAGCTGAGCCGTCAGATGCTACTGCACATGCTTCGCTTGAGCAACTACGGACGATGGTGGAAGGATGTCGGGATTGCCGGCTCTGTGATATCAGGAACAAGGTCGTATTTGGAGAAGGACCTGCCCCGTGTCGTTTGATGCTGATAGGCGAAGGTCCTGGGATGACGGAAAACATGACTGGCCGGCCGTTTGTCGGTCCTTCCGGAGACGCCCTGACAACTTGGCTTGCCGCCATTGGACTGGAAATACGCAGGGATGTGTACATTAGCAATGTGGTAAAGTGCTTTCCAGGGAAAAGACGACCGGTGCCAGAGGAAATGGACAGCTGTCGAAAATATTTGGATAGGCAGATCCAACTGGTACAGCCGCAGCTTATTCTTTGCCTAGGCCGTGTAGCCGGGACAGCTTTGGCCGGGACAGACCTTTCTTTGAAAGCAATGCGGGGTCATTTCCATCTCTATCGGAAGATTCCTTTCCTTGTTACCTATCATCCTGCTGCGGTACTGCGGAATCCACAGTGGAAGTTGCCTGTCTGGCATGATATGCAGCGGGTTGCAAGGTATCTGAAACTTCCTATTCCTTCAAGGAGGTAG
- the fmt gene encoding methionyl-tRNA formyltransferase — translation MRILFAGTPLIAVPSLQAAASQFDVPAVLTNPDRPQGRHHTLVPSPVKEKAVGLGIDVLQPERLRGAVLEQVASYGCDVLICFAYGKIFGKKMLSLFPRGCYNIHPSLLPAYRGAAPIQYAILHGERQTGISIQQMSLGVDEGDLASVQLVGLDGSETTESLTQKVSDLAAGQLVSFLKDLEKGPVALRPQQGEPSYTAMLEKEQAPVDWTASAWSLHCKVRAFYPWPKAVAVYDDKQLAITGVHFPFEEEPCPEVIPGTVVKVDKEKGIGIACGDGLLYVDRLQLAGKKEMDFRAFVNGNPSIRNAVLR, via the coding sequence ATGCGGATTCTTTTTGCCGGTACACCTTTAATAGCTGTTCCGTCTTTGCAGGCTGCGGCTTCGCAGTTTGACGTACCAGCCGTACTGACTAACCCTGACCGACCTCAGGGGAGGCATCATACGCTTGTTCCAAGCCCGGTCAAGGAAAAGGCCGTCGGTCTGGGAATTGATGTCCTGCAGCCTGAAAGACTGAGAGGGGCTGTCCTTGAACAGGTTGCTTCCTACGGCTGTGATGTCCTGATTTGCTTTGCTTATGGCAAGATCTTTGGCAAGAAGATGCTTTCACTGTTTCCTCGGGGATGCTATAACATTCATCCTTCCTTACTTCCTGCATATAGGGGTGCTGCTCCTATCCAATATGCCATATTGCATGGTGAAAGACAGACTGGTATCAGTATCCAACAGATGAGTCTTGGTGTTGACGAGGGTGACCTTGCTTCTGTCCAATTGGTTGGATTGGATGGTAGTGAAACGACAGAATCCCTTACACAAAAGGTATCGGATCTTGCGGCCGGACAGCTTGTATCCTTTCTGAAGGACTTGGAAAAAGGACCGGTAGCCTTGCGGCCTCAGCAAGGAGAACCCAGCTATACGGCAATGCTTGAAAAGGAACAAGCTCCAGTCGATTGGACGGCTTCCGCATGGTCGCTTCACTGCAAAGTGAGAGCTTTTTATCCTTGGCCAAAGGCTGTTGCCGTCTATGACGATAAGCAACTTGCAATTACAGGTGTACATTTTCCTTTTGAAGAAGAACCATGTCCTGAGGTCATTCCTGGTACAGTAGTAAAGGTTGACAAGGAAAAAGGAATCGGCATTGCCTGCGGGGACGGTTTGCTTTATGTTGACAGGTTGCAGTTGGCAGGTAAGAAGGAGATGGACTTCAGGGCCTTTGTAAATGGAAATCCTTCCATCAGGAATGCCGTGTTGAGGTAA